Part of the Procambarus clarkii isolate CNS0578487 chromosome 20, FALCON_Pclarkii_2.0, whole genome shotgun sequence genome, TTAATGGTTGTACTTGTTGGACAGTTAATGGTTGTACTTGTTGGACAGTTAATGGTTGTACTTGTTGGACAGTTAATGGTTGTACTTGTTGGACAGTTAATGGTTGTACTTGTTGGGCAGTTAATGGTTGTACTTGTTGGACAGTTAATGGTTGTACTTGTTGGACAGTTAATGGTTGTACTTGTTGGACAGTAAATGGTTGTACTTGTTGGGCAGTTAATGGTTGTACTTGTTGGGCAGTTAATGGTTGTACTTGTTGGACAGTTAATGGGTGTAGCTGTTGGACAGTTAATGGGTGTAGCTGTTGGACAGTTAATGGGTGTACTTGTTGGACAGTTAATGGTTGTACTTGTTGGACAGTTAATGGTTGAACTTGTTGGGCAGTTAATGGTTGTACTTGTTGGGCAGTTAATGGTTGTACTTGTTGGACAGTTAATGGTTGTACTTGTTGGACAGTTAATGGGTGTAGCTGTTGGACAGTTAATGGGTGTAGCTGTTGGACAGTTAATGGGTGTAGCTGTTGGACAGTTAATGGGTGTAGCTGTTGGACAGTTAATGGGTGTAGCTGTTGGACAGTTAATGGGTGTACTTGTTGGACAGTTAATGGGTGTAGCTGTTGGACAGTTAATGGGTGTAGCTGTTGGACAGTTAATGGGTGTAGCTGTTGGACAGTTAATGGGTGTAGCTGTTGGACAGTTAATGGGTGTAGCTGTTGGACAGTTAATGGGTGTAGCTGTTGGACAGTTAATGGGTGTAGCTGTTGGACAGTTAATGGGTGTACTTGTTGGACAGTTAATGGGTGTAGCTGTTGGACAGTTAATGGGTGTAGCTGTTGGACAGTTAATGGGTGTAGCTGTTGGGCAGTTAATGGGTGTAGCTGTTGGGCAGTTAATGGTTGTACTTGTTGGGCAGTTAATGGTTGTACTTGTTGGACAGTTAAGGACTGCACGTGTtgaacataaacaaaaataacggaTGGCAGATGAGGTTGTTCGCCCGGGTCAGACTCCTGCTCTACGACCATCAGTAGTCATCGTCTGATGGTGATGAGCATCATCATCAAGATGATGATAGTGATTAtcatgatggtgacagtgataaCACGACCTATTAGTTGAGATGAGTTGTGCTGGCTCCTCGGTAGAgatgacagggccgcggggacgctaagccccgaaatcacctcaaggtagatAAGGTGAAGATGGACTCTGAATAGGCACCACATCCTAAGTGGGTACACGTATATGTCACGGGCATTTCCGTGTCGGTACGGCCTTCGTccgtgagggcacggtcgaccatTCCATGGGGTCTCTCCTGTCCGCTTGGGCACTGCCTCCTATGTGGGGCACTGCCTCCTATGTGGGGCACTGCCTCTCGGCTGGGCACTCCTGCCCTGGTTTACGAGAGGCAGAGAGCATAAATCAGTTTGTCCCATGGTAACTACCGGCCGGCCATCTGGCTCTTAATGAGGGCAATTACCCACAGCCATTAGCCGGAGACCTGTGCAGCGGGCGACCGGGCAAAATGAGTTTAATATCCGCTCTGATTATAGTCATTTAGATGCATATTATGTGATTTTTTACTTAAGTTGGGAGTGATGGGGGAAGGCGGCCTGTTTCTCTTGCctctactctcccccccccccaagctatcTACTAGCACAGCTACCTATTTCTACCTTCTACTTCTGCGCTCTTTCAGACGCTCGTAAGGTAGTTTCTGACTCTCCCAGACGCCCGTAAGGTAGTTTCTGACTCTCCCAGACGCTCGTAAGGTAGTCTCTGACTCTCCCAGACGCTCGTAAGGTAGTCTCTGACTCTCCCAGACGCCCGTAAGGTAGTCTCTGACTCTCCCAGACGCTCGTAAGGTAGTCTCTGACTCTCCCAGACGCTCGTAAGGTAGTCTCTGACTCTCCCAGACGCTCGTAAGGTAGTCTCTGACTCTCCCAGACGCTCGTAAGGTAGTCCTTGACTCTCCCAGACGCCCGTAAGGTAGTCCTTGACTCTCCCAGACGCTCGTAAGGTAGTCCTTGACTCTCCCAGACGCTCGTAAGGTAGTCCTTGACTCTCCCAGACGCTCGTAAGGTAGTCTCTGACTCTCCCAGACGCTCGTAAGGTGTTTGGTCGCAGCGTCACCAAAACGACCTCTTAAAGAATTAGTCAGGAAAGTTCAGAGTTTTACTAATTCAAACTTTGAAAGGAGCATTAACTTGGCCTGGCACACTTACCATCACTTGGTGCACTCAGCTTGTCGTTGTCGGAAGTGGGctgcggctcttgggtcccgcctttcaatTTTTAATCGACGAGTGTATATGGGTTCTTATCGCTATTTGAAGCTGtattatggagtctgcctcctcctcttcactCTAATTGTTCATTATTTTGAACAAATTAAAATGTTGATattgtctctgtggttcattttgtTTCTTAGCTTCCATGAGTTCATTGTTTAGGTAACACTGCTTTGTATTCTGCTCTGTATTACCCCGGAGAATTTTGTATTTGATGATGAACTAtcaaggggaaagtgccaagccatcacgactatatagcactgggaaggggtcaggataattgggatgggacggggggaaggaatggtgcccaaccacttggacggtcgggggattgaacgccgacctgcatgaagcgagaccgtcgctctaccgtccaacccaagtggttggacttatTTGATGATGATTTATCCACTGTTTGTTTTCTCTTCCAGTTACGTGGTGTTTTATTCATGGGGTCTGtccttgtaactcatacctctctgcTCTGGGACTTGTTTGGGGGCATATATATTGGCTCTCTTAAGCTTTGTGTTAGAGGCAGTAAGGACGCTACACTGGTGCCGCATATTCCAGAATTGTgtttttattctctctctctctctctctctctctctctctctctctctctctctctctctctctctctctctctctctctctctctctctctctctctctctctctctctctcgtacacacacacacacacacacacacacacacacacacacacacacacacacacacacacacacacacacacgcacgcacgcacgcacgcacgcacacaagcgtatgtgtgtgtgagctACTTATCGCCTGGAGTCTGACCGTACAGAAGGTCCCATGAAATATTCACTCAAACGTAAGTCGCCGCCAACATTCCTCACTCCTCTCTTAGCCTGCAGGTTGCTGGCCTGCACCGGTCTGGACTCAACAGGTTGCTGGCCTGCACCGGTCTGGACTCAACAGGTTGCTGGCCTGCACCGGTCTGGACTCAACAGGTTGCTGGCCTGCACTGGTCTGGACTCAACAAGTTGCTGGCCTGCACTGGTCTGGACTCAACAAGTTGCTGGCCTGCACCGGTCTGGACTCAACAAGTTGCTGGCCTGCACCGGTCTGGACTCAACAAGTTGCTGGCCTGCACTGGTCTGGACTCAACAAGTTGCTGGCCTGCACTGGTCTGGACTCAACAAGTTGCTGGCCTGCACTGGTCTGGACTCAACAAGTTGCTGACCTGTACTGCCTTCCACCTTTGACCTCTTGCCTATCTTCCTGTCAATTTAAATTGGTTGTTCACGTCGTTGACAGCGTTCGTGGCCCTTTGCCCCAGCTGGCACCACCTGAGTCCTGTTCACCGGCAGACAATTACTTCCTCACTCGTACCCTGACGCAGCTGCGACTTACTTAACTATCTTAAGTGAACAATTTATCAAACAAAGGAattaacaacccagcgggttttcttcctgttgGATTAAGGGTATAACGGTATAgtaggggggatggggagggaggggggggggtgtttggacaTGGTGCTATGGAGGTATGTCCACTGAATGGGTCAGTGATACTGGCCAGTAAACTCGGTCTTTGGGACTAAGTTAAACACAAATGGGTCTTGTTTCTTGTTTCTAGTGGCGGGCTGCGTGTCTGGACACGATGAGGAACACGTCGACTGGAACAGGAAGAAGTTTTTGTGATTTTGTGTTAATTATATTTTCTCTTTGAGTTAGGAAAGTctgtggctgtggtgtgtgtgtgtttgtggtgtgtgtgtgtgtgtttgtggctgtggtgtgtgtgtgtttgtggtgtgtgtgtgtgtgtttgtggtgtgtgtgtgtgtgtttgtggttgtggtgtgtgtttgtggctgtggtgtgtgtgtttgtggctgtgatgtgtgtgtttgtggttgtgatgtgtgtgtgtgtttgtgattgtggcgtgtgtgtttgtggctgtggtgtgtgtgtttgtggctgtggtgtgtgtgtttgtggctgtggtgtgtgtgtttgtgtgactgtgatgtgtgtgtgtttgtggctgtggtgtgtgtgtttgtgactgatgtgtgtgtttgagtggctgtgatgtgtgtgtttttggctgtggtgtgtgtgtgtttgtggctgtggtgtgtgtgtgtttgtggttgtggtgtgtgtttgtggctgtggtgtgtgtgtttgtggctgtggtgtgtgtgtgtttgtggttgtggtgtgtgtgtttgtggctgtggtgtgtgtgtgtttgtggctgcgatgtgtgtgtttgtggctgtggtgtgtgtgtttgtggctgtgatgtgtgtgtttgtggctgtgatgtgtgtgtggctttggtgtgtgtgtttgtgactgtgatgtgtgtgtttgtggctgtggtgtgtgtgtttgtggctgtggtgtgtgtgtttgtggctgtgatgtgtgtgtgactgtggtgtgtgtgtgtttgtggctgtGATGTGTGTTTGtggctgtgatgtgtgtgtgtttgtttgtggctgtgatgtgtgtgtgtgtgtttgtgactgtgatgtgtgtgtgtgtgtttgtggctgtgatgtgtgtgtttgtggctgtgatgtgtgtgtgtgtgtttgtggctgtgatgtgtgtgtttgtggctgtgatgtgtgtgtggctgtagtGTGTATGTTTTTAGCTGTGATATGTGTGACTGTTTGTGGCTGTGATATGTGTTTGTggatgtggcgtgtgtgtgtgtgtgtgtgtgtgtgtgtgtgtgtgtgtgtggtgtgtgtgtgtgtgtgtgtgtgtgtgtgggtggctgtgatgtgtgtgtgtgggtggctgtgatatgtgtgtgtgtgtgtgtgtgtggctgggatgtgtgtgtgtggaactcgCCTAAAACTGTCCATTCCTGCTGTCCCTGGAACACGGTCCGCCAATAACTTTACAACCAGGTTCCCGCTTACTTTTGACTAACCAGGGCGAACTCTGACAACCCGGTGGCCTAGTCGACCCATCCTGCGGGGTGACCCGGGTTCGCCATCAACAGTCACTCCAACCTGGGTCATCAAGTTCAAGGTGGAGAACCATGTAGTCTCACCTCAAGTCTTGACCTATTCAGGAAGGACTGGTCATCATAGCAGAGCCTTCAACATAGCAGAGATGTCGGGGGACTTCTGTTATGTACATGGTAAATGTTCTCAAGGTTCCACATATACGTCCCAGCTTCGTGGACGACCTGATGTTGGGAGtcacaacacaagacgctcagccgTCAACAGCCACCTGTCCTATTACAATGAACGTcacatttcgctcgtatgcgttacctaaagccaaaaattgtactagaaaatggctggcgaaaatgacgtactgtcccgttttctgttttgggtcctctggtaggttaggaaagaccactttaaattgaccattttcttgacattgggaaacctAAGGAGGACGGACTGTCTTATTTCTCAAGAACGTCACTTTATCAACAATCATTCCAATCTGACTGACATTGAGAACACGTTTACCAAAGATGCAGATACACGTCAAATATGACAACTGACCAGGTGAAGCGTGATTGATACTTAGCATTAAATTGTATTGATTCCTTGTATCAATATTGATACTGATTGACTTTATTAAATGGTTAATAAAGAAAATGGCTCACGCACAAAACAATAAGTTTCTAGggacaggcttcagatgagctgatgtaTGATAATAGCTTTTAGCTTGCAGTTTCATTAGGAACTTTAGTACAATTTCtgatgaatcctagtcttagtttaagagagagagagagagagagagagagagagagagagagggagaggagaggagagagagagagagagagagagagagagagagagagagagagagagagagagagagagagaacactgaAGTTAGTGTATTCTTGAAAGTAACGGTCTAGGGGCAGCCTTCAGCTAACCTAATGAAGGATAACAGCTCTCAGCTTCACTAAACTTCACTGTATCACTCAGCTTGCAGCTTCACTGTATAACGATTCGGTTAACTGATATATAATGataacagtaaatatgtaaatagagagagagagagggtagtgAGTGGGAGGAGATGGAAGTAAGTACCTTGGGGAGaggcaggagacacacacgaaccaAGGAAACATATACAGAAGGTGAGCGAAGCATAATTTGCATAAGAGATAGATAAAAACTGGGCGGATATGAGGAGTGAGAACAATGGCTGATAAGTTGGGCTgtgagagggagtgaaggaggaagagtgagagaaagggggaggaggagagaagaaGAGGGGTGTAGAGAGGGGAGGTGAGAGAGGTAGTGACGAAGAATAATGTTGAAGCCAGAAGTTCCCGGAAGACTTTGTGGCTGTCTTATGACTAAGGTGACGAGGAATCTTAGAAGCTTAGATGACGACGAGAGAGAGgaatctctctctttgtctctctctgtctgtctgtctctctctctctctctctctctctctctctctctctctctctctctctctctctctctctctctctctctctctctctctctctctctctctctctctctccccccccactttctctctccccactctccccccactctctccctccactCACTCTCTCGTCCCTCCACTCCCTCTcgctcctccttctctctctcccctctgtcATAAGGAGAACATTGCAGATGTTGCTAAAGAAACGGGCAGCTAAGAGCTGTTATCATACCTCAACTCATCTGAATAGTTTTTCAATAGTAATTAATCATTcttaatatgaagttattatctTGTTATTGGATGAAGCTGGAGCCACCTGTGTGGCAGGTGAATCCTTTCTGCCTCCTAATTAGAATTCAGCTTCATAATTAACGTTTTTTAATTAGGAAACACTTAACAATTTGGGCCGGGCTCCACAGGGGAAGAAAGTGAGGGCAGACATTACAAGCTAAGACTTGATGATCTAAAACTCTTATGTATTTTTAGCACATAATTGGCCTTAACACACGATTATTGCCAATTTATTTGTCAAGAATATTGGTGTCGTTCGTGAGGACGCATTGTGCCTGTCATCTGAGTAGTTTCTTCTACAAATTAGGAGAAGTAACTAATAGGTTAGGGGAATTATTCTTCTATTAGTTAATTTTCCAAATTAGAAGAATTAACTAATAGGAAactagtaggttaggttaggttagacgggAATGTGAAAGGGAAGGTAGAAGAAAAACAAATGTACAGAGATAGAAATGTCGCACTTGACGGGGGAGACGGGGAGGGGATCGggcttcagctcttggaccctgcttgTCTAGCCGGAAGACTTTGCTTAGCTTTAGAACGTCAAGTTGTTCCTCGACAGTTTTTACCTAAGAGTTCTTCAATAATAGAGTTTACAAGACGGGAAAGAGTTGGAAAAGCCATGCCATCCTGAACACGGCTTTTCCAACTCTTGCGGAAACGCGCTCTGAGAGCatcccggggagccggtcggccgagctgacagcacgatggacttgtgatcctgtggtcctgggttcgatcctaggcgccggcgagaaacaatgggcaaagtttctttcaccctatgcccctgttacctagcagtaaaattggtacctgggtgttagtcagctgtcacgggctgcttcctgggggtgaggcctggtcgagggaccgggccgcggggacactaaaaagagccgatatcatctcaagataacctcaagatatcctgtcctcataaacaaagacccaaagtccattccatgcacccgccaaacccgctgtttatgaatgaaaaacggtttacacacgactcactactgatgacgtccgaacacttccagaacaagtgcttcactgacgacttttgttcgaatcacaacgctgtaaatgcttcacccacttactacaaatacaaataatcgccaacagaacctaaacacctaacctaacctaacctaaccaatgcttaTGACCAGTGTCCAGTCATGTCTAGTCATGTCTAGTCATGTCTAGTCATGTCCAGTCATGTCCAGTCTGCTGTTAAAGACATAGTAAGACTCTTGGCACTTCCTGTTACAAGTGCACTCCAGTTTAGGAGTGGCCACTGTGTACAGCTGTTGTTTAaggtttgagggggttgagctttggctctttggtccctcctctcaactgtcaatctactggtgtagagattcctgagTTTCTcaatctctatcatatctacatttgatgtGTATTAGCATGTTGCTGCCCAACCACAAGTGTCTGTTACCTCCCACTTTCCCCTCACGTCCACTCTACCGTGAAGGGTATTCTGTGTTGTCTTATTGTCTACTTCACTCATTTCTCTTCCCGCTTTCTGGCCATAAAGTCCAGAGTTTAAGTAGTATTTCCGCACCTATGTTCTCCACGGGCCTGTGGTACTGTGTAGGTGGAGAACCTTGACCGGTTCTCTGTGGACTGAGAACTGGTCAAGGTTAAGATAATACTGCGAGAGACGGACTACAATACGATAAGAGACTGGTGTGACTTTCGAAGGAAATATCAATATGCATAATTGTTCAATTTTATGTCAATGTATAGTATCGTAGAGGGGATAAAATACGGGAGAAACAGGGGTACAGAGGCAGAGAGCCACAGGTAGGAATACCAAACTGgttactgctctctctctctctctctctctctctctctctctctctctctctctctctctctctctctctctctctctctctctctctctctctctctctctctctctctctctctctctctctctctctctctctctctctctctctctctctctctctctctctctctctctctctctctctctctctctctctctctctctctctctctctctctctctctctctctctctctctctctctctctctctctctctctctctctctctctctctctctctctctctctctctctctctctctctctctctctctctctctctctctctctctctctctctctctctctctctctctctctctctctctctctctctctctctctctctctctctctctctctctctctctctctctctctctctctctctctctctctctctctctctctctctctctctctctctctctctctctctctctctctctctctctctctctctctctctctctctctctctctctctctctctctctctctctctctctctctctctctctctctctctctctctctctctctctctctctctctctctctctctctctctctctctctctctctctctctctctctctctctctctctctctctctctctctctctctctctctctctctctctctctctctctctctctctctctctctctctctctctctctctctctctctctctctctctctctctctctctctctctctctctctctctctctctctctctctctctctctctctctctctctctctctctctctctctctctctctcttcacaacACTTTCAACAGTTATTTATCATTTGTTCTTCGTTACTAGACTGTGTGAATCCTTTGTTATTGGTCAGTGCTATTACTTGAGCTACTCTAATTGTGTGTACATTCATCACCCAagatggcacacacacacaggatgattGTGGAGTGTCTGTTCTGTCCCTTCATCATCTATCTCTCGTTATTTGTGAATTATTTCCTCCCTTTATCATCATCTCCCCTTTCACGTCTCTTCTCTCATTTCCTCTCGTGGcacttcccctcctctcccctcgcCGCAAGAAGGTCCCCGACCCCAGTATGGCTTCCatgagggggaggaagggaggggtagTTGTTAACGCATCGTGATGGGGGTGGGGAGTGGGGATGTTGGCGGGGGGAGTGATGGGTAAGAGAGGGATGGGATGGGTGTAAGTCATGGGACGCAGAGTGCAAAACAATCATAGAAAGAGTGTCTTATTTCGTATCATGAAAACCCAGCAGGAAAAGTGGAGATTCCTCCCCAGTACatgtccttccccaccatccctgTGCCTTTTCCTGCAACACCTGTGGCCTCCCCCGCCTCACCTGTGGCCTCCCCCGCCACACCTGTGGCCTCACCCGCCACACCTGTGACCTCCCCCGCCACACCTGTGGCCTCCCCCGCCACACCTGTGGCCTCCATGACCTATTGTATCCCAACCAAAACCTTTCATAACCTAATATGATATGACGTCACAAGTAAACAAACAGGAAATGGAGGATGTTTCAGTTGCGGGAGAGTTGGTGTAGAATCCCAGAGGGTCAAGATGCTTTTCCCAGCCTCGTATCCTGTGTGTTGGTGGACCTCTCTAACAcgccctcatactctctgacacgCCCTCATACTCTCTAACACGCCATACTCCCTCACATTTTCTGTCCCAtgtcctccctcaccatcccacTCAAACATAcacggccccccccccacacacacacagccaggggGGGCGGGCTTCACGTCCCAGGCCGGccctgaggggtggggggggggagggggagatgctcCACGTTATCAGTGTCAAGTATATCTGGTTTTCTTAACTTTCCCCAAGTGAGCTGGTGATAGTGACAGACTCGTATTTGCCGCCAACTTGGAACCCGCGTTCGAGGAATGGTGAAGAGGAATGGGGTTCATTTACCATTACCATCATTGCAATTACCATTATCATCAACACGCTCTGTATTCACCATCACCCCTCACCACGACCCTCAGCTGACCCTCACCAGCTGACCCTCGCCAGCTGACCCTCACTAGCTGACCCTCACCAGCTGACCCTCACTAGCTGACCCTCACCAGCTGACCCTCACCACCTGACCCTCACCAGCTGACCCTCACCAGCTGACCCTCACTAGTTGACCCTCACCACCTGACCCTCACCAGCTGACCCTCACCACGACCCTCAGCTGACCCTCACCAGCTGACCCTCACCAGCTGACCCT contains:
- the LOC138366814 gene encoding uncharacterized protein — translated: MVVLVGQLMVVLVGQLMGVAVGQLMGVAVGQLMGVLVGQLMVVLVGQLMVELVGQLMVVLVGQLMVVLVGQLMVVLVGQLMGVAVGQLMGVAVGQLMGVAVGQLMGVAVGQLMGVAVGQLMGVLVGQLMGVAVGQLMGVAVGQLMGVAVGQLMGVAVGQLMGVAVGQLMGVAVGQLMGVAVGQLMGVLVGQLMGVAVGQLMGVAVGQLMGVAVGQLMGVAVGQLMVVLVGQLMVVLVGQLRTARVEHKQK